A window from Musa acuminata AAA Group cultivar baxijiao chromosome BXJ3-10, Cavendish_Baxijiao_AAA, whole genome shotgun sequence encodes these proteins:
- the LOC103999937 gene encoding E3 ubiquitin-protein ligase AIRP2, giving the protein MFQSQLARPPSLRGSLKALEADINHANTLADAIQRAYGGACLQMRLSCSPLAPFFLFLMQWLDCTCSYSLPSYLGLFQILVYKVYVDGMTTVSTFERRASIREFYAIIYPSLQQIKGNIVEREQSKEKGRDKYLVGRKRMEEPKKLFDEDFDRDDECGICLEVCTKMVLPSCSHAMCIKCYRDWNVRSQSCPFCRGSIKRVRSRDLWVLTNKSEVVDTMTLERDNLRRFYRYIDSLPLIIPDSLFLVYYDYVV; this is encoded by the exons ATGTTTCAGAGCCAGCTTGCCAGGCCACCATCCCTCAGAGGTTCCCTTAAAGCTCTTGAAGCTGACATAAACCATGCCAACACCtt GGCAGATGCCATTCAAAGAGCTTATGGTGGTGCCTGTCTCCAGATGAGGCTGTCCTGTAGTCCTTTGgcacccttcttcctcttcctaatGCAATGGCTGGACTGCACTTGTTCTTACAGCCTACCAAGTTATTTAGGGCTTTTCCAAATACttgtctacaag GTTTATGTTGATGGTATGACAACAGTATCTACGTTCGAAAGACGGGCCAGCATCAGAGAGTTCTATG CTATTATATATCCTTcccttcaacaaattaaaggcaaCATAGTGGAAAGAGAACAATCTAAAGAGAAAGGCCGAGATAAATATCTAGTTGGcagaaaaagaatggaagaaccgAAGAAGCTTTTCGATGAGGATTTTGACAGAGACGACGAATGTGGGATTTGCCTGGAGGTTTGCACCAAAATGGTCCTGCCGAGCTGCAGCCATGCTATGTGTATAAAATGCTACCGCGACTG GAATGTGAGATCTCAGTCCTGCCCCTTCTGTAGAGGAAGCATAAAAAGAGTGCGTTCAAGAGACTTATGGGTGCTTACAAACAAGAGTGAGGTGGTCGACACCATGACTTTAGAAAGGGATAACCTGAGGCGCTTCTATCGCTATATAGATAGCTTGCCACTGATCATTCCAGACAGCCTTTTCTTGGTTTATTATGATTATGTAGTATAA
- the LOC135651290 gene encoding kelch repeat-containing protein At3g27220-like, whose translation MARFGTGKHTPGKYIFLLSCIILLALVLLADFLWASSSSSSSSSSRSFPYRVLRPPSSSSFHYWSPYLDLSMALSAPDAKQSEGNSKGIKLSVKVLNATFADIPAPQLEWEEMPEAPVPRLDGAAIQIKDLFYVFAGYGTIDYVHSHVDIYNFKNNSWGGRFDMPREMANSHLGMATDGRYIYAVTGQYGPQCRSPTNRNFVLDTETKKWNELPPLPVPRYAPATQLWRGRLHVMGGSKEDRHEPGLDHWSLAVKDGMALEKEWTTEIPIPRGGPHRSCVVANDQLIVIGGQEGDFMAKPGSPIYKCSRRHEVQYGDVYMLDDGKRWKQLPSMPLPNSHIEFAWVVVNNSIIVVGGTTLKHPITKKMILLGEVFRFNLDTLKWSVVGRMPFRVKTTLAAFWNGWLYFTSGQRDTGPDDPSPRKVVGSLYRTKLSL comes from the exons ATGGCCAGATTCGGAACCGGGAAGCACACGCCGGGGAAGTACATCTTCCTCCTCTCCTGCATCATCCTCCTCGCCCTCGTCCTCCTCGCCGACTTCCTctgggcctcctcctcctcctcctcctcctcctcttcccgttCCTTCCCCTACCGCGTTCTTCGTCCtccatcctcttcttccttccactACTGGTCCCCCTACTTGGACCTCTCCATGGCTCTCTCCGCCCCCGACGCTAAGCAG TCTGAAGGAAATTCTAAAGGTATCAAATTATCAGTCAAGGTTCTCAATGCAACTTTTGCTGATATACCAGCACCACAGTTAGAATGGGAAGAGATGCCCGAGGCACCCGTACCTCGTCTAGATGGGGCTGCCATACAAATTAAAGACCTCTTTTATGTATTTGCTGGATATGGTACCATTGATTAT GTGCATTCTCATGTTGATATATATAACTTCAAAAACAATTCGTGGGGCGGAAGGTTCGATATGCCAAGGGAAATGGCAAACTCACACTTGGGAATGGCAACAGATGGAAGATACATTTATGCGGTCACAGGACAGTATGGCCCACAATGTAGAAGCCCTACTAACCGCAACTTTGTGTTGGATACAGAGACAAAAAAGTGGAATGAATTGCCCCCACTACCCGTTCCTAG GTATGCCCCAGCAACTCAACTTTGGAGAGGCAGACTGCATGTTATGGGTGGCAGCAAAGAGGATCGCCATGAACCTGGATTGGATCATTGGAGCCTTGCAGTAAAGGATGGAATGGCATTAGAAAAAGAATGGACAACCGAGATACCAATACCACGCGGTGGTCCTCACAG GTCATGCGTTGTCGCCAATGATCAACTGATAGTTATTGGTGGTCAAGAGGGTGATTTTATGGCTAAGCCAGGATCACCAATTTACAAATGTTCTCGAAGACATGAG GTTCAATATGGTGATGTTTACATGCTGGATGATGGGAAAAGATGGAAGCAGCTGCCCTCGATGCCCCTACCAAACTCCCACATAGAGTTTGCATGGGTTGTTGTCAACAACTCAATCATTGTTGTCGGTGGCACCACACTGAAACACCCTATTACCAAGAAGATGATTCTACTTGGTGAGGTCTTTCGGTTTAATTTAGACACCCTG AAATGGTCGGTAGTCGGTCGCATGCCTTTCCGAGTCAAGACAACCTTAGCTGCTTTCTGGAATGGATGGCTATACTTCACATCTGGTCAGCGAGACACAGGACCGGATGATCCATCTCCAAGGAAGGTCGTTGGAAGCCTGTATAGAACTAAATTAAGCTTATAA